The Sebastes umbrosus isolate fSebUmb1 chromosome 4, fSebUmb1.pri, whole genome shotgun sequence genome has a window encoding:
- the LOC119487482 gene encoding fatty acyl-CoA hydrolase precursor, medium chain-like isoform X2 — MKCSTTLVKSGESFSPSVILSLSFLLSVPSSVATTPTENNHHEDPRKTDQLLSNLCFISPCCCRPACPNILIAPEVHTKLGSLRGQYVSVKGKETGVHAYLGIPFAKPPVGPALRLAAPQPVEGWEGVRDATRQPPMCVQNKQFSIDMFDKLGVKLAELPDISEDCLHLNVYTPANRAHNAKLPVMVWIHGGGFTIGSASTYDGSALAAYQDVVVVLIQYRLGLLGLLSTGDEHMSGNFGLLDQVQALRWIQQHIHNFGGDPDLVTIFGESAGGTSVSLLLLSPLSDGLFHHAIAESGTAAIDMLFANDPLPAMQMVANISGCSLESTEKIADCMRNLDINTIEAIGDQQLRITPNVDGHFLTKPVDELFHKHELLTVPFMTGVNNDEGGWILPQLLAPPNWTEGLDREPVMNMMFMFYPNPEDAMLRELVVDEYIGTGEDRVKNRDGFTELIGDMMFTIPAIKTANAHRDAGAPVYLYEYQHPPKFLQSKRPSFVGSDHGDELFTVLGFCFTTTHIKLADACDEDEEQLSRTMMSYWANFARTGSPNGDGLVHWPKYGAEEDYLSIDVKEQVTGQHLKKDQFVFLTQTLPEKVRQHKEKMERSEL, encoded by the exons ATGAAGTGCAGCACCACCTTGGTCAAATCAGGGGAAAGCTTCTCACCAAGTGTCATTTTGTCTTTgagcttcctcctctctgtacCGAGCAGTGTCGCAACAACCCCCACAGAGAACAACCACCATGAAGATCCGAGGAAAACAGACCAGCTTCTTTCTaacctttgttttatttctccatGTTGCTGCAGACCTGCATG TCCTAATATCCTGATAGCACCTGAAGTCCACACAAAGCTCGGGAGCCTGAGAGGTCAGTATGTGAGTGTAAAGGGGAAGGAGACTGGGGTCCACGCCTACCTGGGTATCCCATTTGCCAAGCCACCCGTCGGCCCTGCTCTGAGACTGGCTGCACCCCAGCCTGTAGAGGGATGGGAAGGAGTGAGAGACGCCACCCGGCAGCCACCCAT GTGTGttcaaaacaaacagttttCTATAGATATGTTTGATAAACTCGGTGTGAAGTTGGCAGAGCTCCCAGACATCTCAGAGGACTGCCTTCACCTCAACGTTTACACCCCTGCAAACAGAGCTCACAATGCCAAGCTCCCA GTCATGGTCTGGATCCATGGTGGAGGGTTTACTATCGGGTCAGCTTCAACATATGATGGCTCTGCACTGGCTGCTTACCAGGATGTGGTTGTGGTTCTGATCCAGTACCGCTTGGGGCTTCTGGGCTTACTCAG CACTGGTGATGAGCACATGTCAGGGAACTTTGGCCTGTTGGACCAGGTACAAGCTCTGAGGTGGATCCAGCAGCACATTCACAACTTTGGAGGAGACCCAGATTTAGTTACCATATTTGGGGAGTCTGCAGGCGGAACGAGCGTATCCCTCCTG CTTCTCTCACCATTGTCTGATGGCCTGTTCCACCATGCCATTGCTGAGAGCGGCACTGCTGCAATTGATATGCTCTTTGCAAATGATCCTCTACCAGCAATGCAG ATGGTAGCTAATATATCCGGCTGTAGCCTCGAAAGCACGGAGAAGATCGCTGATTGCATGAGAAACCTCGATATTAACACTATTGAGGCTATTGG GGATCAACAATTGAGAATTACTCCAAATGTTGATGGACACTTCCTGACAAAACCTGTGGATGAGCTGTTCCACAAACATGAACTTCTCACTGTACCATTCATGACCGGCGTTAATAATGATGAAGGGGGCTGGATACTTCCTCAG CTCCTTGCTCCTCCAAACTGGACAGAGGGATTAGATCGGGAGCCGGTCATGAACATGATGTTCATGTTCTACCCTAAT CCCGAAGATGCAATGTTAAGAGAATTGGTGGTAGATGAATATATTGGAACCGGTGAAGATCGTGTGAAGAATAGAGATGGGTTCACTGAGCTAATTGGAGATATGATGTTTACCATTCCAGCCATTAAGACTGCTAATGCCCACAGAG ATGCAGGTGCCCCTGTATACCTGTATGAGTACCAGCATCCTCCTAAATTCCTGCAGTCAAAAAGGCCAAGCTTTGTTGGGAGTGACCATGGAGATGAACTCTTTACAGTATTAGGATTCTGCTTCACAACTACCCATATCAAATTAGCCG atgcatgtgatgaagatgaggagcAGTTGAGCAGAACCATGATGAGCTACTGGGCCAACTTTGCTCGCACAGG gtctcCTAATGGGGACGGCCTTGTCCACTGGCCAAAGTATGGAGCAGAAGAGGACTACTTGTCAATTGATGTAAAGGAGCAAGTAACTGGTCAGCACCTGAAGAAGGACCAGTTTGTCTTCCTGACACAGACTCTCCCAGAGAAAGTCCGACAACACAAAGAGAAGATGGAGCGCAGCGAGCTGTAG
- the LOC119487483 gene encoding fatty acyl-CoA hydrolase precursor, medium chain-like translates to MKCSTTLVKSGESFSPSVILSLSFLLSVPSSVTTTPTENNHHEDPRKTDQLLSNLCFISPCCCRPACPNILIAPEVHTKLGSLRGQYVSVKGKETGVHAYLGIPFAKPPVGPALRLAAPQPVEGWEGVRDATRQPPMCVQNKQFSIDMFDKLGVKLAELPDISEDCLHLNVYTPANRAHNAKLPVMVWIHGGGFTIGSASTYDGSALAAYQDVVVVLIQYRLGLLGLLSTGDEHMSGNFGLLDQVQALRWIQQHIHNFGGDPDLVTIFGESAGGTSVSLLLLSPLSDGLFHRAIAESGTAAMDMLFANDPLPAMQMVANISGCSLESTEKIADCMRNLDINTIEAIGQDQQLRITPNVDGHFLTKPVDELFHKHELLTVPFMTGVNNDEGGWILPQYFAPPNWTEGIDREPVMNMMFIFYPNPEDAMFRDLVVDEYVGTGEDRVKNRDGFTELIGDMMFTIPAIKTANAHRDAGAPVYLYEYQHPLKFLQSKRPSFVGSDHGDELFTVLGFCFTTTHMKLADACDEDEEQLSRTMMSYWANFARTGSPNGGGLVHWPKYGAEEDYLSIDVKEQVTGQHLKKDRFVFLTQTLPEKVRQHKEKMERSEL, encoded by the exons ATGAAGTGCAGCACCACCTTGGTCAAATCAGGGGAAAGCTTCTCACCAAGTGTCATTTTGTCTTTgagcttcctcctctctgtacCGAGCAGTGTCACAACAACCCCCACAGAGAACAACCACCATGAAGATCCGAGGAAAACAGACCAGCTTCTTTCTaacctttgttttatttctccatGTTGCTGCAGACCTGCATG TCCTAATATCCTGATAGCACCTGAAGTCCACACAAAGCTCGGGAGCCTGAGAGGTCAGTATGTGAGTGTAAAGGGGAAGGAGACTGGGGTCCACGCCTACCTGGGTATCCCATTTGCCAAGCCACCCGTCGGCCCTGCTCTGAGACTGGCTGCACCCCAGCCTGTAGAGGGATGGGAAGGAGTGAGAGACGCCACCCGGCAGCCACCCAT GTGTGttcaaaacaaacagttttCTATAGATATGTTTGATAAACTCGGTGTGAAGTTGGCAGAGCTCCCAGACATCTCAGAGGACTGCCTTCACCTCAACGTTTACACCCCTGCAAACAGAGCTCACAATGCCAAGCTCCCA GTCATGGTCTGGATCCATGGTGGAGGGTTTACTATCGGGTCAGCTTCAACATATGATGGCTCTGCACTGGCTGCTTACCAGGATGTGGTTGTGGTTCTGATCCAGTACCGCTTGGGGCTTCTGGGCTTACTCAG CACTGGTGATGAGCACATGTCAGGGAACTTTGGCCTGTTGGACCAGGTACAAGCTCTGAGGTGGATCCAGCAGCACATTCACAACTTTGGAGGAGACCCAGATTTAGTTACCATATTTGGGGAGTCTGCAGGCGGAACGAGCGTATCCCTCCTG CTTCTCTCACCATTGTCTGATGGCCTGTTCCACCGTGCCATTGCTGAGAGCGGCACTGCTGCAATGGATATGCTCTTTGCAAATGATCCTCTACCAGCAATGCAG ATGGTAGCCAATATATCTGGCTGTAGCCTCGAAAGCACGGAGAAGATCGCTGATTGCATGAGAAACCTCGATATTAACACTATTGAGGCTATTGGGCAG GATCAACAATTGAGAATTACTCCAAATGTTGATGGACACTTCCTGACAAAACCTGTGGATGAGCTGTTCCACAAACATGAACTTCTCACTGTACCATTCATGACCGGCGTTAATAATGATGAAGGGGGCTGGATACTTCCTCAG TACTTTGCTCCTCCAAACTGGACAGAGGGAATAGATCGGGAGCCGGTCATGAACATGATGTTCATATTCTACCCTAAT CCCGAAGATGCGATGTTCAGAGATTTGGTGGTAGATGAATATGTTGGAACCGGTGAAGATCGTGTGAAGAATAGAGATGGGTTCACTGAGCTAATTGGAGATATGATGTTTACCATTCCAGCCATTAAGACTGCTAATGCCCACAGAG ATGCAGGTGCCCCTGTATACCTGTATGAGTACCAGCATCCTCTCAAATTCCTGCAGTCAAAAAGGCCAAGCTTTGTTGGGAGTGACCATGGAGATGAACTCTTTACAGTGTTAGGATTCTGCTTCACAACTACCCATATGAAATTAGCCG ATgcatgtgatgaagatgaggagcAGTTGAGCAGAACCATGATGAGCTACTGGGCCAACTTTGCTCGCACAGG gtctcCTAATGGGGGTGGCCTTGTCCACTGGCCAAAGTATGGAGCAGAAGAAGACTACTTGTCAATTGATGTAAAGGAGCAGGTAACTGGTCAGCACCTGAAGAAGGACCGGTTTGTCTTTCTGACACAGACTCTCCCGGAGAAGGTCCGACAACACAAAGAGAAGATGGAGCGCAGCGAGCTGTAA
- the LOC119487482 gene encoding fatty acyl-CoA hydrolase precursor, medium chain-like isoform X3, whose translation MKIRGKQTSFFLTFVLFLHVAADLHAPEVHTKLGSLRGQYVSVKGKETGVHAYLGIPFAKPPVGPALRLAAPQPVEGWEGVRDATRQPPMCVQNKQFSIDMFDKLGVKLAELPDISEDCLHLNVYTPANRAHNAKLPVMVWIHGGGFTIGSASTYDGSALAAYQDVVVVLIQYRLGLLGLLSTGDEHMSGNFGLLDQVQALRWIQQHIHNFGGDPDLVTIFGESAGGTSVSLLLLSPLSDGLFHHAIAESGTAAIDMLFANDPLPAMQMVANISGCSLESTEKIADCMRNLDINTIEAIGQDQQLRITPNVDGHFLTKPVDELFHKHELLTVPFMTGVNNDEGGWILPQLLAPPNWTEGLDREPVMNMMFMFYPNPEDAMLRELVVDEYIGTGEDRVKNRDGFTELIGDMMFTIPAIKTANAHRDAGAPVYLYEYQHPPKFLQSKRPSFVGSDHGDELFTVLGFCFTTTHIKLADACDEDEEQLSRTMMSYWANFARTGSPNGDGLVHWPKYGAEEDYLSIDVKEQVTGQHLKKDQFVFLTQTLPEKVRQHKEKMERSEL comes from the exons ATGAAGATCCGAGGAAAACAGACCAGCTTCTTTCTaacctttgttttatttctccatGTTGCTGCAGACCTGCATG CACCTGAAGTCCACACAAAGCTCGGGAGCCTGAGAGGTCAGTATGTGAGTGTAAAGGGGAAGGAGACTGGGGTCCACGCCTACCTGGGTATCCCATTTGCCAAGCCACCCGTCGGCCCTGCTCTGAGACTGGCTGCACCCCAGCCTGTAGAGGGATGGGAAGGAGTGAGAGACGCCACCCGGCAGCCACCCAT GTGTGttcaaaacaaacagttttCTATAGATATGTTTGATAAACTCGGTGTGAAGTTGGCAGAGCTCCCAGACATCTCAGAGGACTGCCTTCACCTCAACGTTTACACCCCTGCAAACAGAGCTCACAATGCCAAGCTCCCA GTCATGGTCTGGATCCATGGTGGAGGGTTTACTATCGGGTCAGCTTCAACATATGATGGCTCTGCACTGGCTGCTTACCAGGATGTGGTTGTGGTTCTGATCCAGTACCGCTTGGGGCTTCTGGGCTTACTCAG CACTGGTGATGAGCACATGTCAGGGAACTTTGGCCTGTTGGACCAGGTACAAGCTCTGAGGTGGATCCAGCAGCACATTCACAACTTTGGAGGAGACCCAGATTTAGTTACCATATTTGGGGAGTCTGCAGGCGGAACGAGCGTATCCCTCCTG CTTCTCTCACCATTGTCTGATGGCCTGTTCCACCATGCCATTGCTGAGAGCGGCACTGCTGCAATTGATATGCTCTTTGCAAATGATCCTCTACCAGCAATGCAG ATGGTAGCTAATATATCCGGCTGTAGCCTCGAAAGCACGGAGAAGATCGCTGATTGCATGAGAAACCTCGATATTAACACTATTGAGGCTATTGGGCAG GATCAACAATTGAGAATTACTCCAAATGTTGATGGACACTTCCTGACAAAACCTGTGGATGAGCTGTTCCACAAACATGAACTTCTCACTGTACCATTCATGACCGGCGTTAATAATGATGAAGGGGGCTGGATACTTCCTCAG CTCCTTGCTCCTCCAAACTGGACAGAGGGATTAGATCGGGAGCCGGTCATGAACATGATGTTCATGTTCTACCCTAAT CCCGAAGATGCAATGTTAAGAGAATTGGTGGTAGATGAATATATTGGAACCGGTGAAGATCGTGTGAAGAATAGAGATGGGTTCACTGAGCTAATTGGAGATATGATGTTTACCATTCCAGCCATTAAGACTGCTAATGCCCACAGAG ATGCAGGTGCCCCTGTATACCTGTATGAGTACCAGCATCCTCCTAAATTCCTGCAGTCAAAAAGGCCAAGCTTTGTTGGGAGTGACCATGGAGATGAACTCTTTACAGTATTAGGATTCTGCTTCACAACTACCCATATCAAATTAGCCG atgcatgtgatgaagatgaggagcAGTTGAGCAGAACCATGATGAGCTACTGGGCCAACTTTGCTCGCACAGG gtctcCTAATGGGGACGGCCTTGTCCACTGGCCAAAGTATGGAGCAGAAGAGGACTACTTGTCAATTGATGTAAAGGAGCAAGTAACTGGTCAGCACCTGAAGAAGGACCAGTTTGTCTTCCTGACACAGACTCTCCCAGAGAAAGTCCGACAACACAAAGAGAAGATGGAGCGCAGCGAGCTGTAG
- the LOC119487485 gene encoding pyrethroid hydrolase Ces2e-like isoform X1, producing MKFCVNKTFFLTFALFLYVAADLHAPEVHTKLGSLRGQYVSVKGKETGVHAYLGIPFAKPPVGPALRLAAPQPVEGWEGVRDATRKPPMCVQNKQTSIDLIDKIGSKLAELPDISEDCLYLNVYTPANRAHNAKLPVMVWIHGGGFALGSAAMYDGSALGAYQDVVVVLIQYRLGLLGFLSTGDEHMSGNFGLLDQVQALRWIQQHIHNFGGDPYSVTIFGESAGGVSVSLLLLSPLSDGLFHRAIAESGHFLTKPVDELFHKHELLTVPFMTGVNNDEGGWILPDYFAPPNWTEGLDRELVMNMMFIFYPNPEDAMFRDLVADEYIGTGEDRVKNRDGFTELIGDMMFTIPAIKTANAHRDAGAPVYLYEYQHTLKFLQSKRPSFVGSDHGDEILTVFGFCFTTTHVKLADACDEDEEQLSRTMMSYWANFARTGSPNGDGLVHWPKYGAEEDYLSIDIKEQVTGQHLKKDRFVFLTQTLPEKVRQHKEKMERSEL from the exons ATGAAGTTTTGTGTAAACAAGACCTTCTTTCTGACGTTTGCTTTATTTCTCTATGTTGCTGCAGACCTACATG CACCTGAAGTCCACACAAAGCTCGGGAGCCTGAGAGGTCAGTATGTGAGTGTAAAGGGGAAGGAGACTGGGGTCCACGCCTACCTGGGTATCCCATTTGCAAAGCCACCTGTAGGCCCTGCTCTGAGACTAGCTGCACCCCAGCCTGTAGAGGGATGGGAAGGAGTGAGAGACGCCACCCGGAAGCCACCCAT GTGtgttcaaaataaacagacttctATAGATCTGATTGATAAAATAGGTTCCAAGTTGGCAGAGCTCCCAGACATCTCAGAGGACTGCCTTTACCTCAACGTTTACACCCCTGCAAACAGAGCTCACAATGCCAAGCTCCCA GTCATGGTGTGGATCCATGGTGGAGGGTTTGCTCTTGGGTCAGCTGCAATGTATGATGGCTCTGCCCTGGGTGCTTACCAGGATGTGGTTGTGGTTCTGATCCAGTACCGCTTGGGACTTCTGGGCTTTCTCAg CACTGGTGATGAGCACATGTCAGGGAACTTTGGCCTGTTGGACCAGGTACAAGCTCTGAGGTGGATCCAGCAGCACATTCACAACTTTGGAGGAGACCCATATTCAGTTACCATATTTGGGGAGTCTGCAGGCGGAGTGAGCGTATCCCTCCTG CTTCTCTCACCATTGTCTGATGGCCTGTTCCACCGTGCCATTGCTGAGAGC GGACACTTCCTGACAAAACCTGTGGATGAGCTGTTCCACAAACATGAACTTCTCACTGTACCATTCATGACCGGCGTTAATAATGATGAAGGGGGCTGGATACTTCCTGAT TACTTTGCTCCTCCAAACTGGACAGAGGGATTAGATCGGGAGCTGGTCATGAACATGATGTTCATATTCTACCCTAAT CCCGAAGATGCGATGTTCAGAGATTTGGTGGCTGATGAATATATTGGAACCGGTGAAGATCGTGTGAAGAATAGAGATGGGTTCACTGAGCTGATTGGAGATATGATGTTTACCATTCCAGCCATTAAGACTGCTAATGCCCACAGAG ATGCAGGTGCCCCTGTATACCTGTATGAGTACCAGCATACTCTCAAATTCCTGCAGTCAAAAAGGCCGAGCTTTGTTGGGAGTGACCATGGAGATGAGATCCTTACAGTATTTGGATTCTGCTTCACAACTACCCATGTCAAATTAGCCG atgcatgtgatgaagatgaggagcAGTTGAGCAGAACCATGATGAGCTACTGGGCCAACTTTGCTCGCACAGG gtctcCTAATGGGGACGGCCTTGTCCACTGGCCAAAGTATGGAGCAGAAGAAGACTACTTGTCAATTGATATAAAGGAGCAGGTAACTGGTCAGCACCTGAAGAAGGACCGGTTTGTCTTCCTGACACAGACTCTCCCGGAGAAGGTCCGACAACACAAAGAGAAGATGGAGCGCAGCGAGCTGTAA
- the LOC119487485 gene encoding fatty acyl-CoA hydrolase precursor, medium chain-like isoform X2, translating into MGRSERRHPEATHVMVWIHGGGFALGSAAMYDGSALGAYQDVVVVLIQYRLGLLGFLSTGDEHMSGNFGLLDQVQALRWIQQHIHNFGGDPYSVTIFGESAGGVSVSLLLLSPLSDGLFHRAIAESGTAAMDLILANDPLPIAQMVANISGCSLESTEKIADCMRNLDINTIEAIAQEGKMKITVNVDGHFLTKPVDELFHKHELLTVPFMTGVNNDEGGWILPDYFAPPNWTEGLDRELVMNMMFIFYPNPEDAMFRDLVADEYIGTGEDRVKNRDGFTELIGDMMFTIPAIKTANAHRDAGAPVYLYEYQHTLKFLQSKRPSFVGSDHGDEILTVFGFCFTTTHVKLADACDEDEEQLSRTMMSYWANFARTGSPNGDGLVHWPKYGAEEDYLSIDIKEQVTGQHLKKDRFVFLTQTLPEKVRQHKEKMERSEL; encoded by the exons ATGGGAAGGAGTGAGAGACGCCACCCGGAAGCCACCCAT GTCATGGTGTGGATCCATGGTGGAGGGTTTGCTCTTGGGTCAGCTGCAATGTATGATGGCTCTGCCCTGGGTGCTTACCAGGATGTGGTTGTGGTTCTGATCCAGTACCGCTTGGGACTTCTGGGCTTTCTCAg CACTGGTGATGAGCACATGTCAGGGAACTTTGGCCTGTTGGACCAGGTACAAGCTCTGAGGTGGATCCAGCAGCACATTCACAACTTTGGAGGAGACCCATATTCAGTTACCATATTTGGGGAGTCTGCAGGCGGAGTGAGCGTATCCCTCCTG CTTCTCTCACCATTGTCTGATGGCCTGTTCCACCGTGCCATTGCTGAGAGCGGCACTGCTGCAATGGATTTAATCCTTGCAAATGATCCTCTACCAATAGCGCAg ATGGTAGCTAATATATCTGGCTGTAGCCTCGAAAGCACGGAGAAGATCGCTGATTGCATGAGAAACCTCGATATTAACACTATTGAGGCTATTGCGCAG GAAGGAAAAATGAAAATTACTGTAAATGTTGATGGACACTTCCTGACAAAACCTGTGGATGAGCTGTTCCACAAACATGAACTTCTCACTGTACCATTCATGACCGGCGTTAATAATGATGAAGGGGGCTGGATACTTCCTGAT TACTTTGCTCCTCCAAACTGGACAGAGGGATTAGATCGGGAGCTGGTCATGAACATGATGTTCATATTCTACCCTAAT CCCGAAGATGCGATGTTCAGAGATTTGGTGGCTGATGAATATATTGGAACCGGTGAAGATCGTGTGAAGAATAGAGATGGGTTCACTGAGCTGATTGGAGATATGATGTTTACCATTCCAGCCATTAAGACTGCTAATGCCCACAGAG ATGCAGGTGCCCCTGTATACCTGTATGAGTACCAGCATACTCTCAAATTCCTGCAGTCAAAAAGGCCGAGCTTTGTTGGGAGTGACCATGGAGATGAGATCCTTACAGTATTTGGATTCTGCTTCACAACTACCCATGTCAAATTAGCCG atgcatgtgatgaagatgaggagcAGTTGAGCAGAACCATGATGAGCTACTGGGCCAACTTTGCTCGCACAGG gtctcCTAATGGGGACGGCCTTGTCCACTGGCCAAAGTATGGAGCAGAAGAAGACTACTTGTCAATTGATATAAAGGAGCAGGTAACTGGTCAGCACCTGAAGAAGGACCGGTTTGTCTTCCTGACACAGACTCTCCCGGAGAAGGTCCGACAACACAAAGAGAAGATGGAGCGCAGCGAGCTGTAA
- the LOC119487482 gene encoding fatty acyl-CoA hydrolase precursor, medium chain-like isoform X1 has product MKCSTTLVKSGESFSPSVILSLSFLLSVPSSVATTPTENNHHEDPRKTDQLLSNLCFISPCCCRPACPNILIAPEVHTKLGSLRGQYVSVKGKETGVHAYLGIPFAKPPVGPALRLAAPQPVEGWEGVRDATRQPPMCVQNKQFSIDMFDKLGVKLAELPDISEDCLHLNVYTPANRAHNAKLPVMVWIHGGGFTIGSASTYDGSALAAYQDVVVVLIQYRLGLLGLLSTGDEHMSGNFGLLDQVQALRWIQQHIHNFGGDPDLVTIFGESAGGTSVSLLLLSPLSDGLFHHAIAESGTAAIDMLFANDPLPAMQMVANISGCSLESTEKIADCMRNLDINTIEAIGQDQQLRITPNVDGHFLTKPVDELFHKHELLTVPFMTGVNNDEGGWILPQLLAPPNWTEGLDREPVMNMMFMFYPNPEDAMLRELVVDEYIGTGEDRVKNRDGFTELIGDMMFTIPAIKTANAHRDAGAPVYLYEYQHPPKFLQSKRPSFVGSDHGDELFTVLGFCFTTTHIKLADACDEDEEQLSRTMMSYWANFARTGSPNGDGLVHWPKYGAEEDYLSIDVKEQVTGQHLKKDQFVFLTQTLPEKVRQHKEKMERSEL; this is encoded by the exons ATGAAGTGCAGCACCACCTTGGTCAAATCAGGGGAAAGCTTCTCACCAAGTGTCATTTTGTCTTTgagcttcctcctctctgtacCGAGCAGTGTCGCAACAACCCCCACAGAGAACAACCACCATGAAGATCCGAGGAAAACAGACCAGCTTCTTTCTaacctttgttttatttctccatGTTGCTGCAGACCTGCATG TCCTAATATCCTGATAGCACCTGAAGTCCACACAAAGCTCGGGAGCCTGAGAGGTCAGTATGTGAGTGTAAAGGGGAAGGAGACTGGGGTCCACGCCTACCTGGGTATCCCATTTGCCAAGCCACCCGTCGGCCCTGCTCTGAGACTGGCTGCACCCCAGCCTGTAGAGGGATGGGAAGGAGTGAGAGACGCCACCCGGCAGCCACCCAT GTGTGttcaaaacaaacagttttCTATAGATATGTTTGATAAACTCGGTGTGAAGTTGGCAGAGCTCCCAGACATCTCAGAGGACTGCCTTCACCTCAACGTTTACACCCCTGCAAACAGAGCTCACAATGCCAAGCTCCCA GTCATGGTCTGGATCCATGGTGGAGGGTTTACTATCGGGTCAGCTTCAACATATGATGGCTCTGCACTGGCTGCTTACCAGGATGTGGTTGTGGTTCTGATCCAGTACCGCTTGGGGCTTCTGGGCTTACTCAG CACTGGTGATGAGCACATGTCAGGGAACTTTGGCCTGTTGGACCAGGTACAAGCTCTGAGGTGGATCCAGCAGCACATTCACAACTTTGGAGGAGACCCAGATTTAGTTACCATATTTGGGGAGTCTGCAGGCGGAACGAGCGTATCCCTCCTG CTTCTCTCACCATTGTCTGATGGCCTGTTCCACCATGCCATTGCTGAGAGCGGCACTGCTGCAATTGATATGCTCTTTGCAAATGATCCTCTACCAGCAATGCAG ATGGTAGCTAATATATCCGGCTGTAGCCTCGAAAGCACGGAGAAGATCGCTGATTGCATGAGAAACCTCGATATTAACACTATTGAGGCTATTGGGCAG GATCAACAATTGAGAATTACTCCAAATGTTGATGGACACTTCCTGACAAAACCTGTGGATGAGCTGTTCCACAAACATGAACTTCTCACTGTACCATTCATGACCGGCGTTAATAATGATGAAGGGGGCTGGATACTTCCTCAG CTCCTTGCTCCTCCAAACTGGACAGAGGGATTAGATCGGGAGCCGGTCATGAACATGATGTTCATGTTCTACCCTAAT CCCGAAGATGCAATGTTAAGAGAATTGGTGGTAGATGAATATATTGGAACCGGTGAAGATCGTGTGAAGAATAGAGATGGGTTCACTGAGCTAATTGGAGATATGATGTTTACCATTCCAGCCATTAAGACTGCTAATGCCCACAGAG ATGCAGGTGCCCCTGTATACCTGTATGAGTACCAGCATCCTCCTAAATTCCTGCAGTCAAAAAGGCCAAGCTTTGTTGGGAGTGACCATGGAGATGAACTCTTTACAGTATTAGGATTCTGCTTCACAACTACCCATATCAAATTAGCCG atgcatgtgatgaagatgaggagcAGTTGAGCAGAACCATGATGAGCTACTGGGCCAACTTTGCTCGCACAGG gtctcCTAATGGGGACGGCCTTGTCCACTGGCCAAAGTATGGAGCAGAAGAGGACTACTTGTCAATTGATGTAAAGGAGCAAGTAACTGGTCAGCACCTGAAGAAGGACCAGTTTGTCTTCCTGACACAGACTCTCCCAGAGAAAGTCCGACAACACAAAGAGAAGATGGAGCGCAGCGAGCTGTAG